In Apis cerana isolate GH-2021 linkage group LG3, AcerK_1.0, whole genome shotgun sequence, the sequence aagcattaaaaattctgtctatttacatttatgtatattcGTCAATTTAGAGTATATCTGTTCaaactttaatatatgaaGCATATTCAAGATATGGATCTTTGACTATTGGTGGAATAGAAAGACTTCGTTTAAAACACAGATTGAGGGTAGTTCAAAGTTTAGAAGATGGAATtgagaaaaatgtaattaggAGTGTTattgttgataaatatatgaCAATGGAAGAATTAcaggtattatatatatttaaaaaaatatatatatatataaaactgtttaaaaaataattgtattattatttaggatttattaaatttagtaagAGAAGAATTAATGAGTCAACGAAAATCTGAACCTGATCGTTATGATCCAACACAGCCCCCTTATGAagcatataaaatagattttgaattatttagaatattatttggtGGTTTATCCCCGTGGGGAAAATGTAGTCAAGCTGAATCTCTCGCTGCCCGATTATTCCGTGTAAgttaattaagtttaaaaagtaatttttttttaagtatagtTACCTGtatctgaaaaaagaaaattgataaaaaatattagagaatTAACACCTATGTATATCTTAATTCTATTGAATAAGATCAAGCAAATACAGAAAATGTTCATAAGTACTATTGTACTATCAGTTAATGGATCGTAATCGTGATGGTCTACTGAACTTTCGGGAATTAGTACAAGCAATTGGTATGACAGCAACTGCAGATTTAACACAaagattaaaacttttatatactcTACACTTACCACCACTACTTACACCAGCTGATTTTGAATCACCAACACATTctggtaaatattattttatacttaaaaatattataataaaagaatatttatttggataattaatatcaGATGGTGCTGAAGTAGCAGCTGAAGCTACAGATTTTTTTGATAGTATGGAACAAAGCGTTGCTTCTTTGGAAATGCCAGTTAGTTTAGCAGAAGAACCTAGTATTGGTACTTTATCTCGCTCGACAAGTTTGACCAGCCAACAAGGAGATCAATCATGGGAAGTTCAAAGTATGGGTAGTTTACGTTCTATGATAGCATCCAAAGATAGTCCATTGGATCTTAAAACTGTGCCAAAAATGTCACAAGGacattttattgcattatgGAAAACTCTTTATGACATGTTTCCTGCACAACCAGAAGAACAAGAAACTTATCATTGTATAGCTTCAATAGGTAAATTATATGTTACtacaagtataaaaatattattactatttaaatccatattgtataaataataaaaaaaaatgtttttaatatataggtACACTTTTACTTCAATTAGGCGATGTTGGCAAAAAGTTTTATGTTGGTAGAGATGAATCTGAAGATAGTTTACTTCTAGCCGCTATTGCTGTTCAACAAACATCTTCAATTATGGAACGggtaacatattatttatattacataaatcatctcataatatattacaaattatatataaataacgattTTCAGTCACATGATCGTAATGGAAATCCATCAAACATAGTTGCATCTACTGGTCCAGATTGGACAATAAGTGTTGAACAGTTTTTGGCATCTGCCTTAACAGGTCAAGCAATAGttgatttttttagtaaaagaGCAGATCTTGCAGAAGCGATTGCAAGTCTAAAAAATCGTAGATTCAATCGCGTTCATTCCTTATCAGATACTCCTGTGTTAAATGTCTGATACACAGGCTTAACTGTGTATAAAAATAGTGtaagatatatatgaaatttataaaatcatagatTGCCTTGAATAATTGAccagtaattttattttctaagaaaatttCTGCATTCATTGCAATtagatgtataaattttagttaaaaaaatagatttgtaGTGCTCAAGACATTTTGTAACAAAATAGTAGTtacaaaaaagattaaaatataatgtttcattAAACTAATccaagtaatatttaaattttatatgatattactattatattttttattgattccaaaatattgataagtaccaaaaaaatttaattctttatgcttataatattctttttttagtgATATCtagtaatacattatattagtttttactatatgaaattaaaattttgcatatgtGATTGAGAATtgatctttcaaaatattaatctatatgtaatttattggCCTAATCATGGATTAATCATACTgatcaaaaacaaaaacataaCATCAATAGAATATGCTCagggtaatattttaaatctaaaatatcagttccatcattttttaataatatttatgcttAAAAATCAAGTTCccagtaaataatattaatatatagaagttttttggaattaaagtatattgaataattacaaatttccatattttcccAATCGTAATATATGCACaagattatgaaatatttttattatcaattaataaatgttgcttagtttttataattctgctaaaaatttcaatacatttaaaaatacatgaaaaaacTATAACTTTTGATTGCTActgattagaataataatgtccaataataaattaagagaCTATACTTATACTATATACATTCTTAAGAAATATGAGATAATTCttcaaagtatttaaaaatttgtactaattcttattattcaacacattatatatataatataaaatttaaaatggatatatatattttaacatgtttataaatttttgttaaatgcaattgaaatcatatttttttgacacatacaattatatttttaaaataatttttatttttatataattattgcaaacaaaatttttgaaatagaattagtaaaaaaaattgttccgtCAAAAAAagcatgaaatattaaaaaattatctttctatatgtgtatataatgatccatttcatatataaaactcTATGtacaaaaatcatataataaattatatatacaaaaaaacttttgtaagtttataaatataatttaagtcAATagtttaatacaataatacacattatttaaatttttatatttttattgaaagaataaaagaattatatgttaaaaattttttggtaATATACCATCATTTTTTGCAAGTCTTACCAAACAATCATCAGATTCaccctaaaaaataaataaataataaaaaattaaaaattaaataaaatttaaaaaaaatttaaaaaacgtaCCATTCGGCGTATAGCTCCACAAATTGCATACATTTTTTGAGAATCACTCATGCGTCCAGTTTCAGGATCAACATCAGCAATACTTAATTGAATAGATGCATGATCTTTAGCATGTATAATACGATTACTTGatgaactataaaatatatgatttattataatttatttaaatttttaattcttttttcagttatatttacaatttttatttaaatacattatttctatatcataaaaaataacaatccaCGTGTATTATTTACCACTTTCTTGGGATGTATAAGTCAACAAGTACTCCGTTatcgttttccatttttatatctacaataaaatttatatgaaattacatttttgtgtaaaaaaatataatattatgaaattataaattaaaataaattcttatttttacttactAAAAGAGCACCGTGAAATGGCTTCCTACGGAAAAGAACTTTTATGATAGTGTGAATATCATAAAACGAAATCAAGTTCACCAACATagagaataaatttctatatatttctatcaatttaaatatttattaatagatattaatttcatagcttcgaatatattttagtttgagatattaaaaattttgaattcttttcatagattttgaaattaactatcaaaattcatttattcaaaaattttatgcatattaaGTTAAGCGTTTTTAGGGTTTTTACGAATTATGTGacgtatattgaatttttatccaatttgaTTGGACAATAGAAACACTAGCGCGCgccaaatcaaaaattttttctacgaaattaaataattttataaaaagaaataagaaaaaatataaaattattaataatacattataaattcaataataacctatgtttttataataaaatttattttttattattatctttaattattttgaaatttcctacatcatattgtatttatatattataatatatagtatatataaaactctataaatacatatatatatatatactgtgaTAGTATAGTGTCCGTTACAATTTTATGACAGGTAACACCACCAAGCggatattaaaagaaacattcTCTGCCTATATTACTGTCAAACAGTTCCATCGGACATTCGGTGACTTGAAGTCATCCGGTAAATCATGATGCTCTTATGATGTGCCTTCGTAAACATGAGAAGTGTGTTAATGTTCTCTTACGCGTTTAAATAAACTGTGATACGAAAGTGTGTCCAATGTTAaaacatgttttatttattacatgtatattagaagtaaagttaatatataatatgtaatcgaAAGTATACTTGATGCATTACGAtgcaattacaatattaatgttaagtgcacttattcatttttttgttaaaaacaataaaacattaatcGCACGTTCTTGTTACACGTGCTCATCGACATGTCTATGAaggtaagttttttttttcattaaaattccattatacAACATAACATATACATTCAATTTGGATAtgttttgaatgaaatattgcattttaaaatgtaaataaagaatttttttaacgaattttaacttaatttttaaaatattaatttttttaataatttatataataaatttttattttatttataaaaaataaataaataaacaattttaattataatttaaacttaattttaatttaatattgaatttcaaaatttatatttaaaatttatgcttaaaataaaaaatatatattctcataaaaacaatgtaaaaaaatataattataatctttcttatgattatttatatattcatttattattaaaatatgcacATAGTGATAGACAGAGAATAACTTTGATCATACtcttttatgtaatatgtatGCATTTAGAAACGTAAAACTAGATGAGATCAGAATAAATTTACGGAGAACTGATGTCATTTCTTGacagtataataaattacattattttacattgattATATGCATGATTACAACTATTATCgcctttatcttttaatttattttaatattattatacatataattattatacatataaatgaataataattttaagtatttatgaCTATAGTAATGGAttgaaatcgtaaaaaatgtattgatgTACTTAAcataagaaaacaaattatttaaaaaaaacataatattacacTCTGATAAGTTTTCTGATGATATATACAtcgcataaaaaaattatttaaatatgttatatatgttatatatctattaaaacatcgatttatattttaattatgaatttacacatttcgtaatttcattatgtatacgataaatatatgtataataattatttaatttcaatttattatattaaaagtgttaattaaaacaatatttgaaaaatttatatgttataaaaatattaaaaaatttgtaagttTCACAAGAAAAGCAAGAGAAATTGTGAAAGACTGCATAGTTTCGTATAATGCGATTTCAGTTACAGTCGAATAAATTCATAGTTCATTTACCTCTcttgattatgattatttaatcgattgtATTATTGAAGatcgatatatacatatatacatcgaAGTATCGATACATATCGATATCATTATTTGGGgtctgtaaaaattattaagaaaaaatagattactaaaaaaattaggaaaacaaatcaatatttcatgaattgctttaattttaaaatatttgttttcctttctttattatatagaaagaatCACCTTGGGATGTGGAATTACATCTGGCAG encodes:
- the LOC107997328 gene encoding small ribosomal subunit protein eS21 — its product is MENDNGVLVDLYIPRKCSSSNRIIHAKDHASIQLSIADVDPETGRMSDSQKMYAICGAIRRMGESDDCLVRLAKNDGILPKNF